A DNA window from Arachis hypogaea cultivar Tifrunner chromosome 18, arahy.Tifrunner.gnm2.J5K5, whole genome shotgun sequence contains the following coding sequences:
- the LOC112769094 gene encoding probable sesquiterpene synthase, with translation MNYTDVFNKFKNKEGEFDEIIVVQDVEGMWSLYEAAQLRFHGEDILEEAHEFTYNKLKSITNQLSPSLADQVNQCLVQPFHKAIPRILARSYMSFYEEGSTHDKILLKFAKLDFNMLQKWYQKDVGSATKWWEKLEFSKKVPYARERIAGLYFFPFAMNSEPKYTTFRRVVAKVIQWVTIFDDTYDVYGTIEELELLTQAIHRWDISYIESLPECFKAIFNSIVELVDEIIELNAGSGESDLILQCLKQALSHYAQGYMDEARWCHEGYIPPYDEYKVVASVTAGYEPLTVMFIALGEFATKETLYWVSNNIPLILLASSLIARLTNDLASHKFEQQREHAASAVECCMKQYGFSEEEAHEFIKKDINNY, from the exons ATGAATTATACAGATGTTTTCAACAAATTCAAGAATAAAGAAGGAGAATTCGATGAAATAATTGTTGTTCAAGATGTTGAAGGAATGTGGAGCTTGTATGAGGCTGCACAGTTAAGATTTCATGGAGAAGATATATTAGAGGAAGCACATGAATTCACATACAATAAACTTAAGTCCATCACCAATCAATTGAGTCCATCTCTTGCTGATCAAGTCAATCAATGCTTAGTACAACCTTTTCACAAGGCAATTCCAAGAATATTGGCAAGGTCATATATGTCTTTTTACGAAGAAGGTTCTACGCATGATAAAATTCTTCTAAAGTTTGCAAAATTAGATTTCAATATGCTACAAAAATGGTATCAGAAAGATGTTGGTAGTGCCaccaa GTGGTGGGAAAagttagaattttcgaaaaaggtCCCTTATGCAAGAGAGAGGATAGCTGGGTTATACTTCTTTCCATTTGCTATGAACTCTGAGCCTAAATATACTACTTTTAGAAGGGTGGTGGCCAAAGTGATTCAATGGGTGACTATTTTTGATGATACTTATGATGTCTATGGAACAATCGAAGAACTTGAGCTCCTCACACAGGCAATCCATAG ATGGGATATTAGTTACATTGAATCTCTTCCAGAATGCTTTAAGGcgatttttaattcaattgtgGAACTTGTTGATGAAATAATAGAGTTAAATGCTGGAAGCGGAGAATCAGACTTGATATTGCAATGTCTCAAACAGGCC TTGTCTCATTATGCACAAGGTTACATGGATGAAGCAAGATGGTGCCATGAGGGATATATTCCGCCATATGATGAGTATAAGGTTGTTGCATCTGTTACTGCAGGATATGAACCGCTTACAGTAATGTTTATTGCTTTGGGAGAATTTGCAACCAAAGAAACTCTTTATTGGGTTTCTAATAATATTCCACTCATCCTACTAGCTTCGTCACTTATTGCCAGACTCACAAATGATTTGGCCTCACACAAG TTTGAGCAGCAAAGAGAACATGCTGCTTCGGCCGTAGAATGTTGCATGAAGCAATATGGCTTTTCAGAAGAGGAGGCCCATGAATTCATCAAAAAGGATATCAATAATTACTGA